In the genome of Elusimicrobiota bacterium, one region contains:
- a CDS encoding PAS domain S-box protein: MKKALMPYGKFPDENVKHSHAVHFYSTLNEQIKLITKYFTYGLSNDFKCIVILKSEKISVLKSQLNKTCPMLSASLANGQLVIMPSNRFYIRNNKFDPPKVQKFISVLLKRSMYNKYRGTFIIFEVDNDIFDNISKTTISHRENVISELLEQKNTSMICQYDRKHMRPDLLFEALRTHEHIITGIEMYPNTNYIKPNQYSKVVTPLYNFEETLNNIGNNAKLMNSIVEQRNHLEEIIELTPLIVVGMDCKTNITMFNSAAEDITGYKREEIIGKKYFSIFIPRILRDKVYKVFTALLKLDPKSENIRKKFPKSYENPILCKNGDERTILWSNSVIYEEGKVKEVISIGTDITERIELLNKFRDSESKYRLLVEHTNSFVFALNPRCNITFCNQTNIKTGYTPELIKGKKFTSFLHPDDRKAFLLVFNKVLSSHTSHNIEFRWLTKKGNVLYFETALNPAHLNNHTFSVSGISMDITSHRLMETELLKYRNIVETAPLGVIFSNTRHNINYVNTHTLKLFGYNKMEILKLRCADLISPSEYKRFENNIYPEMEKGNWAGEILMRKKDGSTFPGYNMCFVLRDKSTNEIITNCNIITDMSKEHDNTREKNELQNLLFQSQKMEAIGRLAGGISHDFNNLLTGILGNAQFILKTATIDGNIKECVDIIIKLSQQASHLSRQLLDFARQQSDKPETMKPFDTNYLIIKLNRLLSHSINKNIDIKLNLDQTPAIVIGNEVLLEQALLNICINSQNSMLSGGKLNIRTSKITLRSVPVALQHTKEHHSDVYVQIDITDTGKGMTRDIIDRIFEPFFTTKDIGYGVGLGLSLVYSIIKKHHGHIEVNSAPGKGSTFTIYLPATQEKTVTENDSETKTQQVYTGIRSKSKKPNVMVIEDESYILDLCTKIFPSRGFGLITSNDPVDAVKKYRHSWEKIDIVILDIIMPKRSGQWVFTQLRKINPSVKVIILSGYNSKSNYINWIQKNKVPFISKPFDIDEMINKIQSIIG; encoded by the coding sequence ATGAAAAAAGCATTAATGCCGTATGGAAAGTTTCCAGATGAAAATGTAAAACATTCTCATGCCGTACATTTTTATTCAACCTTAAACGAACAAATAAAACTTATAACCAAATATTTTACATATGGCCTGAGCAACGATTTCAAATGTATCGTTATCCTGAAAAGCGAAAAAATATCAGTTTTGAAATCACAACTCAATAAAACATGCCCTATGTTATCTGCTTCACTTGCCAACGGCCAACTTGTAATCATGCCCTCAAATAGATTTTATATACGCAACAACAAATTTGATCCTCCCAAGGTACAAAAATTTATTTCTGTCTTATTAAAGCGCAGCATGTATAACAAATATAGAGGAACTTTCATTATATTTGAGGTAGACAACGATATTTTTGATAATATAAGCAAGACAACAATATCTCACCGCGAGAACGTTATCTCAGAATTGCTTGAACAAAAAAACACATCGATGATTTGCCAGTATGACAGGAAACATATGCGTCCCGATCTCTTATTTGAAGCACTACGCACACACGAACATATCATTACGGGCATCGAAATGTATCCTAATACCAATTATATTAAACCTAATCAATACTCAAAGGTTGTAACCCCATTGTATAACTTTGAAGAAACGTTAAATAACATAGGCAACAACGCAAAACTTATGAATTCAATAGTAGAACAACGCAACCATCTGGAAGAAATAATTGAATTAACACCGCTTATCGTAGTAGGAATGGACTGCAAAACGAATATCACAATGTTCAACTCCGCAGCTGAGGATATAACAGGTTATAAACGCGAAGAAATCATTGGTAAAAAGTATTTCTCTATTTTTATACCCAGAATATTACGTGATAAAGTTTATAAAGTATTCACAGCACTTTTGAAACTTGACCCGAAATCAGAGAATATCCGTAAAAAGTTCCCCAAATCATATGAGAACCCGATTTTATGCAAAAACGGTGACGAGCGTACAATTTTATGGAGCAATTCCGTTATCTATGAAGAAGGCAAGGTCAAAGAAGTTATTTCGATCGGAACAGATATAACCGAACGTATTGAATTATTAAACAAATTCCGTGATTCTGAATCCAAGTACCGTCTACTGGTAGAACACACAAACAGTTTTGTTTTTGCATTAAATCCCCGTTGTAACATAACTTTTTGTAACCAAACTAACATAAAAACAGGCTATACTCCGGAATTAATCAAAGGAAAAAAGTTTACGTCATTCCTACACCCTGATGACCGTAAAGCTTTTTTACTCGTTTTCAATAAAGTTCTAAGCTCGCATACTTCACACAATATTGAATTCCGGTGGTTAACCAAAAAAGGCAATGTCCTGTATTTTGAAACAGCACTTAATCCGGCTCACTTGAACAACCATACATTCTCCGTTTCGGGTATAAGTATGGATATTACATCTCACAGACTAATGGAAACTGAACTACTCAAATACCGTAATATCGTTGAGACAGCACCGCTGGGCGTAATTTTTTCTAACACACGACATAATATAAATTATGTAAACACACATACTTTAAAATTATTTGGTTATAACAAAATGGAAATATTAAAATTACGATGCGCAGATCTTATATCGCCGAGTGAATACAAACGTTTTGAAAATAACATTTATCCTGAAATGGAAAAAGGCAACTGGGCAGGTGAAATACTAATGCGTAAAAAAGATGGTTCAACTTTCCCAGGATACAACATGTGTTTTGTTCTCCGCGATAAGAGCACTAATGAGATAATAACCAACTGCAATATAATCACTGATATGAGCAAGGAACACGACAATACCAGAGAGAAAAATGAACTCCAAAACCTATTATTCCAATCACAAAAAATGGAAGCTATCGGCCGCCTGGCAGGTGGAATCTCGCATGATTTCAATAACCTCCTTACAGGCATTTTGGGAAACGCACAGTTTATCCTGAAAACAGCAACGATTGATGGTAATATAAAAGAATGTGTCGATATTATAATCAAACTTTCCCAGCAAGCATCTCATCTCTCACGCCAATTACTCGATTTTGCACGCCAACAATCCGATAAACCTGAAACGATGAAACCATTCGACACTAATTATCTCATTATCAAACTCAACAGGCTCTTATCTCACAGTATAAACAAAAATATTGATATAAAACTCAACCTGGACCAAACACCGGCAATTGTAATTGGCAACGAAGTCCTCTTAGAACAAGCATTGCTAAACATCTGTATAAATTCACAAAACAGCATGCTTTCCGGAGGTAAACTCAATATACGAACATCAAAAATAACCTTACGTTCTGTGCCAGTAGCATTACAACACACTAAAGAACATCATAGTGATGTTTATGTACAGATAGATATCACCGATACAGGCAAAGGCATGACACGCGACATAATAGACCGCATTTTTGAACCATTCTTTACCACTAAAGACATCGGGTACGGTGTCGGGCTGGGTTTATCTTTGGTTTACAGTATTATAAAGAAACATCACGGCCATATAGAAGTCAACTCAGCACCCGGGAAAGGTTCTACATTCACAATTTACCTCCCTGCAACTCAGGAAAAAACAGTCACTGAAAATGATTCTGAAACCAAAACTCAGCAAGTATATACGGGGATACGAAGTAAATCCAAAAAACCTAACGTAATGGTGATTGAAGATGAAAGCTATATACTCGATTTATGCACAAAAATATTCCCAAGCAGAGGATTTGGGTTAATTACCTCAAACGATCCTGTAGATGCAGTAAAGAAATACCGGCACTCCTGGGAAAAAATCGATATAGTGATACTTGACATAATAATGCCAAAGAGGTCAGGGCAATGGGTGTTTACTCAATTGAGAAAGATAAACCCAAGCGTAAAAGTTATCATATTATCGGGATATAACTCAAAAAGTAATTA
- a CDS encoding bifunctional 5,10-methylenetetrahydrofolate dehydrogenase/5,10-methenyltetrahydrofolate cyclohydrolase, translating to MPAVLIDGESVAAKIKKELIVKINELKASRKKGPLLAAVQIGENPASMVYIKNQQKSCEEVGIEYKLHSLPAESTEKQVVEYIQGLNVIDEISGIILQMPLPSGMDTAKVQQVIAAEKDVEGVTYANMGRLLFGNAAIAPCTAMAVIELINSLGIPLKGKEAVVVGHSAIVGKPAALFLLSSATESATTTVCHIATVGLKQHTLRADILIVACGKVGLIRKDMVKPGAIVIDVGINRIPVLDEKGNTVLNEKGKPKMKTVGDVEFDEVKNVAGYITPVPGGVGPVTTVLLLRNTVELFQQQEFVGK from the coding sequence ATGCCAGCAGTTTTGATTGATGGGGAGAGCGTAGCTGCTAAAATTAAAAAGGAATTAATTGTTAAGATAAATGAATTAAAGGCCTCACGGAAAAAAGGCCCATTGCTAGCAGCCGTACAGATAGGTGAAAACCCTGCGTCAATGGTGTATATCAAAAACCAGCAGAAAAGTTGTGAGGAAGTAGGGATTGAGTATAAGCTTCATTCATTACCCGCAGAGAGTACAGAGAAACAGGTTGTTGAATACATTCAGGGTTTAAACGTAATAGATGAAATATCGGGTATTATACTACAGATGCCGTTGCCTTCAGGGATGGATACTGCTAAAGTTCAACAGGTTATTGCAGCTGAAAAAGATGTTGAAGGCGTAACTTACGCAAATATGGGAAGATTGTTGTTTGGCAACGCTGCAATTGCGCCTTGTACTGCAATGGCAGTCATTGAACTAATTAATTCTCTGGGTATTCCGTTGAAGGGAAAAGAAGCTGTGGTTGTCGGGCATAGCGCAATTGTAGGAAAACCAGCGGCATTGTTTTTGTTGTCCTCCGCAACGGAATCTGCTACCACTACGGTATGCCACATAGCAACAGTTGGGTTAAAACAGCATACTTTGCGTGCAGATATTCTCATAGTAGCTTGCGGGAAGGTTGGTTTGATTAGAAAAGATATGGTGAAACCCGGGGCGATAGTTATTGACGTTGGAATTAACCGTATTCCTGTACTTGATGAAAAAGGAAATACTGTACTTAACGAAAAAGGTAAACCTAAGATGAAAACGGTTGGGGATGTTGAATTTGATGAAGTCAAAAATGTAGCTGGATATATTACCCCTGTACCGGGTGGAGTGGGGCCGGTAACTACGGTCTTATTGCTGAGAAATACAGTAGAATTATTTCAGCAACAAGAATTTGTTGGAAAGTAG
- a CDS encoding secondary thiamine-phosphate synthase enzyme YjbQ: MAVVTSNITVDTKGEVDIINITAEVSDNIKSSGIKNGTVTVFIPGATGAVTTIEYEPGLVSDFKKLMERVAPKNGQEYQHNVTHSDRNAHSHLRASLIGPGLTVPIVDSELVLGVWQQIVFVDMDNRERKRQIVTQIIGEK; this comes from the coding sequence ATGGCAGTTGTTACATCTAATATTACTGTAGATACTAAAGGAGAGGTGGATATCATAAATATCACCGCTGAGGTTAGCGACAATATTAAAAGTTCAGGTATAAAAAATGGTACTGTAACAGTGTTTATCCCGGGAGCTACAGGTGCGGTGACAACCATTGAATACGAACCGGGGTTGGTGTCTGATTTTAAGAAGTTGATGGAACGGGTTGCACCAAAAAACGGGCAGGAGTATCAGCATAATGTTACTCATTCTGATCGTAATGCGCATTCGCATCTGCGTGCATCATTGATTGGGCCGGGATTAACGGTTCCAATAGTTGATTCTGAATTGGTACTAGGCGTGTGGCAGCAGATCGTGTTTGTTGATATGGACAACCGTGAAAGAAAACGTCAAATTGTTACACAAATAATTGGTGAAAAGTGA
- a CDS encoding cyclic nucleotide-binding domain-containing protein: protein MDNVVDFLKKSGAFPGLKENDLILLASITNIENYEAGKLLFKENDPGDSMFIIAAGSIKIWKDMNPGRKTITSLSQNELLGELSMIDAEPRSATAEAVVATQVIKIMASDLNLLIDKTPVFGVHFLRMMTLSLSRRLRNTTQQLRKQVVFG from the coding sequence ATGGATAATGTAGTAGATTTTTTAAAAAAAAGCGGTGCTTTTCCAGGATTGAAAGAAAATGATTTGATATTGTTAGCGTCAATAACTAATATTGAAAATTATGAAGCCGGGAAGTTGTTGTTTAAGGAGAACGATCCAGGTGATTCAATGTTTATTATTGCGGCGGGTAGTATAAAGATATGGAAGGATATGAATCCCGGACGGAAAACAATAACTTCACTTTCACAAAATGAACTTCTTGGCGAATTGTCTATGATAGATGCGGAACCAAGGTCGGCAACTGCGGAAGCGGTAGTTGCAACTCAAGTGATTAAAATTATGGCAAGTGATTTGAATTTGTTAATTGATAAAACACCGGTCTTTGGTGTGCATTTTCTGAGAATGATGACCTTATCGCTTAGCCGTAGGTTAAGAAATACAACGCAGCAGTTAAGAAAACAAGTGGTGTTTGGTTAA